Proteins encoded by one window of Polyangiaceae bacterium:
- a CDS encoding RNA-binding transcriptional accessory protein: protein MSNGSSRKEQQAADFGVAERIAQERGGNPAGIQGALRLLGEGATVPFIARYRKEATHGLDEVALREIGERAKYLTELAERLLSIKHSIAEQGKLSPTLEKLLDACTTKTELEDLYAPYKPKRRTRGEIAKERGLEPLADALWQAALGKQAPAGSPQALAARFVDPKREVADAASALQGAQDICAERIADRPKARALVRSAVERGDVSVKKSSKHKQARTKFDDYDGFAEPAARIPSHRLLAILRGENEGVLKATLTFDEARTRDALERELGLRGNSAWSSLLGAALDDAMSRLLATGARSDVRGLLKERAEREAIEVFARNLEKLLLAAPFGEHWVLAIDPGQRTGCKCVVLDPTGKLIRTAVINLVNGPRALEHAARTLNDLWREFPVAAIAVGNGTHGRETEDFVREQLKLRANSEPVPVVSVNESGASVYSASDVAREELPDEDVTIRGAVSIGRRLQDPLAELVKIDPQSIGVGQYQHDVNQGRLANKLGEVVESCVNHVGVELNTASPALLAFVSGIGPKLARKIVEHRGAKGAFPNRKALLKVPGLGAKTFELAAGFLRVRASKHPLDRSAVHPERYDLVERMAKDVQLGLDKLVGHGDVIRKLDSARYLSSDVGQYTLDHLLAELAKPGRDPRATFEAPKFRDDVRTLEDLKEGMVLEGRVTNVTAFGAFVDVGVHQDGLVHISALADRFVKDPNEIVGVGDPIRVKVLGVDLTRKRISLSARGLA, encoded by the coding sequence ATGTCCAACGGGAGCTCCCGCAAGGAGCAACAGGCTGCTGACTTTGGTGTGGCTGAGCGCATCGCTCAGGAGCGCGGAGGAAACCCGGCAGGGATCCAGGGCGCGCTTCGGCTGCTCGGGGAAGGCGCGACAGTTCCCTTCATTGCTCGTTACCGCAAGGAAGCAACCCACGGCTTGGATGAGGTCGCTTTGCGAGAAATCGGGGAGCGCGCGAAGTACCTGACAGAGCTCGCGGAGCGACTGCTCAGCATCAAGCACTCCATCGCTGAACAGGGCAAGCTCTCCCCCACCCTAGAAAAGCTGCTGGATGCGTGCACCACCAAGACGGAGCTCGAGGATCTGTACGCACCGTACAAACCCAAGCGACGCACTCGGGGTGAGATCGCCAAGGAGCGTGGGCTGGAGCCGCTCGCCGACGCCCTGTGGCAAGCCGCGCTAGGCAAGCAGGCCCCAGCTGGTTCACCGCAAGCGCTCGCCGCGCGCTTCGTCGACCCAAAACGAGAGGTAGCCGACGCCGCTTCAGCGCTGCAAGGTGCTCAGGACATCTGCGCGGAGCGCATCGCGGACCGCCCCAAAGCCAGAGCGCTGGTGCGGAGCGCGGTCGAGCGCGGCGACGTGAGCGTGAAGAAGAGCAGCAAGCACAAGCAGGCCCGCACCAAGTTCGACGACTACGACGGCTTTGCGGAACCGGCGGCGCGCATTCCCTCTCACCGCTTGCTCGCCATCTTGCGTGGCGAGAACGAAGGCGTATTGAAGGCGACCCTCACCTTCGACGAGGCGCGCACCCGCGATGCTCTGGAGCGCGAGCTGGGGCTCAGAGGCAACTCAGCCTGGTCCAGCCTGCTCGGCGCCGCGCTCGACGACGCAATGAGCCGCCTGCTCGCGACGGGGGCACGCAGTGACGTTCGCGGATTGCTGAAAGAGCGCGCCGAGCGCGAAGCCATCGAGGTCTTCGCGCGCAACCTGGAGAAGCTGCTGTTGGCTGCGCCCTTTGGAGAGCACTGGGTGCTCGCCATCGACCCCGGACAGCGCACCGGTTGCAAGTGCGTGGTGCTCGACCCAACGGGCAAGCTGATCCGCACGGCAGTAATCAATCTAGTCAATGGCCCGAGAGCGCTAGAGCACGCCGCCCGCACGCTGAATGACCTGTGGCGGGAGTTTCCAGTTGCTGCAATCGCCGTGGGGAACGGGACTCACGGCAGGGAGACAGAAGACTTCGTGCGCGAGCAACTGAAGCTGCGAGCCAACTCGGAGCCCGTGCCAGTGGTGAGCGTGAACGAATCTGGAGCCAGCGTGTACTCAGCCAGCGATGTCGCTCGCGAAGAGCTACCGGATGAGGACGTCACTATTCGTGGCGCGGTGAGCATCGGAAGGCGCCTGCAGGACCCTTTGGCGGAGCTCGTGAAGATCGATCCTCAGAGCATCGGCGTTGGCCAGTACCAGCACGATGTGAATCAGGGCCGGCTCGCGAACAAGCTGGGAGAGGTCGTCGAGAGCTGCGTGAACCACGTGGGCGTGGAGCTGAACACCGCGAGCCCGGCGCTCTTGGCGTTCGTCTCAGGCATTGGTCCAAAGCTCGCCCGGAAGATCGTCGAGCACCGTGGCGCCAAGGGGGCCTTCCCCAATCGCAAGGCGTTGCTCAAGGTACCAGGGCTCGGCGCGAAGACGTTCGAGCTGGCAGCTGGGTTCTTGCGAGTGCGCGCTTCCAAGCATCCACTGGATCGCAGCGCCGTGCATCCGGAGCGTTACGACTTGGTGGAGCGAATGGCCAAGGATGTGCAGCTCGGCCTCGACAAGCTAGTTGGTCACGGCGATGTGATTCGCAAGCTTGATTCCGCGAGGTACCTGTCATCGGACGTCGGCCAGTACACCCTGGACCATCTGCTCGCAGAGCTGGCTAAGCCAGGTCGCGACCCGCGAGCCACCTTCGAGGCTCCCAAGTTCAGAGACGACGTGCGCACCCTGGAAGACCTCAAAGAAGGCATGGTGCTCGAAGGCCGCGTGACCAACGTCACGGCTTTTGGCGCTTTTGTTGACGTTGGGGTGCACCAAGACGGTCTGGTTCACATTTCGGCGTTGGCCGATCGCTTCGTCAAAGACCCGAACGAGATCGTCGGTGTCGGCGATCCCATCCGGGTCAAGGTGTTGGGTGTGGATCTCACCCGCAAGCGCATCAGCTTGAGCGCCCGCGGGTTGGCCTAA
- a CDS encoding alkaline phosphatase D family protein, which yields MKRREFLGVTLGVAGSVIGTSACSSDEEGGEGGGFGDGSAFFPQSVCSGDPKADSVILWTRVVDSDANGDLSLELHVAKDEGFKERVSLDGADAMSLTAEAAFDGCVKVRVTSLEAGAYYWYRFVYTKGGKQFASRTGRTKTAAAAGSDVAVRFAVASCQDFNGKYYHVYKHMADQELDFFVHLGDYIYETTADPGFQTTAPGRAVTFRDSAGAIAFNVGTDKEYYAAQSLDNYRELYQTYRSDADLQRVHELFPMIAVWDDHEFSDDCWGNVATYTDGREDETEPSRRQNADKAWFEYMPVDYMTGADFKYDPGVAFPTDITIYRDFVFGQHVHLVMTDLRRYRPDHIVAEDAFPGAVCVTQQDITDNGFPTEIARPYVDIEAFQGGTYKTALADNADKTEFDPAQFTGLVSVDFINGLLDTINESLGTPIDKIDDTDATLEQGYAFHMLMKSDRYGQVGARYLVVKPMYDAYARLRYLATNKASESIMGDTQESWFIDTLKGSGSTWKVWGNEYTFMPRTVDLSAVDSLPSLFRQKFSLSAEDWDGVPNKRQELLSQLSAIENMVAVTGDIHAFFTGALRTMDNAKGFTEFVCGGISSGTYKTLLVRTAQSSPTLAAAGAVALAIGVGDFLTDPDIKANPHLAYQAFDKNGYATFVADGSKLEATYHAITEEDVAKAELSGGYGEHFVDTVFRVNAGSIDLLLVEGDATKKWDHASNAWI from the coding sequence ATGAAGCGACGGGAGTTCTTGGGGGTCACGCTCGGCGTAGCCGGTAGCGTCATTGGCACTTCTGCTTGTAGCTCGGACGAAGAAGGGGGTGAGGGCGGAGGCTTCGGCGACGGAAGCGCCTTCTTTCCTCAATCGGTCTGCTCAGGAGACCCCAAGGCCGACAGCGTGATCTTGTGGACGCGGGTCGTCGATAGCGACGCCAATGGAGACCTCAGCTTGGAGCTCCACGTCGCCAAGGACGAAGGCTTCAAGGAGCGTGTCAGTCTCGACGGCGCAGATGCGATGAGCCTCACGGCCGAGGCGGCCTTCGACGGCTGCGTGAAGGTGCGTGTCACTTCGCTCGAGGCGGGCGCCTACTACTGGTACCGCTTCGTCTACACCAAAGGCGGGAAGCAGTTCGCCTCGCGCACTGGGCGCACCAAGACCGCTGCCGCCGCTGGCAGTGACGTCGCTGTGCGTTTCGCCGTGGCGAGCTGTCAGGACTTCAACGGCAAGTATTACCATGTGTATAAACACATGGCCGACCAGGAGCTCGACTTCTTCGTGCACCTGGGAGACTACATCTACGAGACCACCGCGGACCCTGGTTTTCAAACCACGGCACCTGGGCGCGCGGTCACCTTCCGCGACTCAGCTGGCGCGATCGCGTTCAACGTCGGAACCGACAAGGAGTACTACGCGGCGCAGTCTCTGGATAACTACCGCGAGTTGTACCAGACGTACCGCTCCGACGCGGATCTCCAGCGCGTCCACGAACTGTTCCCGATGATCGCCGTATGGGACGATCACGAGTTCTCCGACGACTGCTGGGGCAACGTCGCGACCTACACCGACGGACGGGAAGACGAGACGGAGCCCTCCCGACGCCAGAACGCCGACAAGGCGTGGTTCGAGTACATGCCGGTGGACTACATGACCGGCGCCGACTTCAAGTACGACCCCGGCGTCGCCTTCCCAACCGACATCACGATCTATCGCGACTTCGTGTTTGGTCAGCACGTTCACCTCGTGATGACCGACCTGCGCCGCTACCGCCCAGATCACATCGTGGCGGAAGACGCCTTTCCTGGCGCGGTGTGTGTGACCCAGCAGGACATCACGGACAACGGCTTCCCCACGGAAATTGCTCGGCCGTACGTAGACATCGAGGCCTTCCAAGGCGGGACGTACAAGACGGCACTAGCAGACAACGCCGACAAGACCGAGTTCGACCCGGCCCAGTTCACCGGCCTGGTGAGCGTCGACTTCATCAACGGCTTGCTCGATACCATCAACGAGAGCCTCGGAACCCCAATCGACAAGATTGACGACACCGACGCGACGTTGGAGCAAGGCTACGCCTTCCACATGCTGATGAAGAGCGACCGCTACGGGCAAGTCGGCGCGCGCTACCTCGTGGTCAAGCCGATGTACGACGCCTATGCGCGGCTCCGCTACCTCGCGACTAACAAGGCGAGCGAGAGCATCATGGGCGACACCCAAGAGTCGTGGTTCATCGACACGCTCAAGGGTTCAGGCAGCACCTGGAAGGTCTGGGGCAACGAGTACACGTTCATGCCTCGCACGGTGGACTTGAGCGCCGTCGACTCACTCCCCAGCTTGTTCCGCCAGAAGTTCAGCCTCTCCGCAGAAGACTGGGATGGCGTGCCGAACAAGCGCCAGGAGTTGCTGAGCCAGCTCTCGGCGATTGAAAACATGGTCGCCGTCACCGGCGACATTCACGCCTTCTTCACCGGGGCGCTACGCACCATGGACAACGCGAAGGGCTTCACGGAGTTCGTGTGCGGCGGCATCAGTTCAGGCACCTACAAGACTCTGCTGGTCAGGACCGCCCAGAGCAGCCCAACCCTCGCCGCCGCGGGCGCCGTGGCGCTAGCGATTGGCGTTGGGGACTTCCTCACGGATCCAGACATCAAGGCCAACCCGCACCTGGCCTATCAGGCGTTCGACAAGAACGGCTATGCTACCTTCGTCGCAGACGGTAGCAAGCTCGAGGCGACCTACCACGCCATCACGGAAGAAGACGTGGCCAAGGCGGAGCTGAGCGGCGGCTATGGCGAGCACTTCGTGGACACGGTGTTCCGCGTGAACGCGGGCTCCATCGATCTGTTGCTGGTTGAGGGCGATGCCACCAAGAAGTGGGATCACGCCAGCAACGCTTGGATCTGA
- a CDS encoding trypsin-like peptidase domain-containing protein, which produces MSEASVVRIFATTQNPDYDAPWQNHTPASSTGSGVTLDEEHVLTGAHVVANATFLQVQKVSDPNKYVARVVGICHDADLALLRIEDERFAKQQYAAAELGELPSLRDRVSVVGFPVGGEEVSVTEGVVSRIEVQRYSHSQRHLLAVTVDAAINEGNSGGPVFCEGKVVGIAFQTLRDAEAIGEMVPVSLIKRFLHGIKTNRPPEIPSLSLRSQSLENPMLKRASGLSPEQTGVLVRRIEHGGTADGVLRQGDVLLRIGGYKIEDNGTIRYEDRIRTRYDVVMGDHYVDDELPIRIMRDGKEFDLKLILRGKQYLVDRSRYEEEPRYFVYGGLVFQPLSRNYLETWNRWWDKAPPEFLSHYYTGVRRADQREIVVLTQILADDLTVGYEDHSNEAVLGVNGVMPVDMADFVQRIEAAGDTCEFETSCGARLLFETQAVREAGPRILERYRISRDRSPDLG; this is translated from the coding sequence ATGTCAGAGGCATCCGTCGTCCGCATCTTCGCGACCACACAAAACCCCGACTACGACGCACCCTGGCAGAACCACACTCCGGCGAGCAGCACCGGATCTGGCGTGACGCTCGACGAGGAGCACGTCCTCACCGGCGCCCATGTGGTGGCCAATGCCACCTTCTTGCAGGTGCAGAAGGTCAGTGACCCGAACAAGTACGTCGCGCGGGTCGTGGGGATCTGTCACGACGCCGACCTCGCGCTGTTGCGCATCGAGGACGAGCGGTTCGCCAAGCAGCAATATGCTGCGGCCGAGCTGGGTGAGCTCCCGAGCCTGCGCGATCGCGTCAGCGTGGTCGGCTTCCCCGTCGGTGGCGAAGAGGTATCGGTCACGGAAGGCGTCGTTTCGCGCATCGAGGTGCAGCGCTACAGCCACTCCCAACGACACTTGTTGGCGGTGACCGTGGACGCCGCGATCAACGAAGGCAACAGCGGTGGACCGGTCTTCTGCGAAGGCAAGGTCGTAGGCATCGCCTTCCAGACACTACGCGACGCAGAGGCGATTGGGGAGATGGTCCCCGTGTCGCTGATCAAGCGGTTTCTTCACGGAATCAAGACGAATCGTCCGCCGGAGATTCCTTCACTCTCACTACGTTCTCAGAGCCTCGAGAACCCGATGCTCAAGCGCGCTTCCGGCTTGAGCCCGGAGCAAACCGGTGTGCTCGTTCGGCGCATCGAGCACGGCGGCACCGCAGACGGAGTTTTGCGACAGGGCGACGTGCTCTTGCGCATCGGCGGCTACAAGATCGAGGACAACGGCACCATCCGCTACGAAGACCGCATTCGTACTCGCTACGACGTGGTGATGGGTGACCACTACGTCGACGACGAGCTACCCATACGCATCATGCGTGACGGCAAGGAGTTCGACCTGAAGCTAATTCTGCGCGGAAAGCAGTACTTGGTCGACCGCAGTCGCTACGAAGAAGAGCCTCGTTACTTCGTCTATGGCGGTCTGGTGTTTCAACCGCTCAGCCGCAACTACTTGGAGACCTGGAATCGCTGGTGGGACAAGGCACCTCCGGAGTTCCTCTCCCACTATTACACCGGCGTCCGCAGGGCGGATCAGCGGGAGATCGTGGTGCTCACACAGATCCTCGCCGACGACCTGACGGTTGGTTACGAGGACCACAGCAACGAAGCGGTGCTGGGCGTCAACGGCGTGATGCCCGTGGACATGGCTGACTTCGTCCAGCGCATCGAAGCGGCGGGCGATACCTGTGAGTTCGAGACATCGTGCGGAGCCCGGCTGTTGTTCGAGACGCAAGCCGTGCGCGAAGCCGGACCACGCATTCTTGAGCGCTATCGCATCTCTCGGGACCGTTCGCCGGACCTCGGCTGA